A stretch of the Enterobacter mori genome encodes the following:
- the dnaA gene encoding chromosomal replication initiator protein DnaA, producing MSLSLWQQCLARLQDELPATEFSMWIRPLQAELSDNTLALYAPNRFVLDWVRDKYLNNINGLLNDFCGSDAPQLRFEVGTKPVTQTVRETVNVAAPAQAAPAPAPRVAPARQGWDNVPAPAEPTYRSNVNVKHTFDNFVEGKSNQLARAAARQVADNPGGAYNPLFLYGGTGLGKTHLLHAVGNGIMARKPNAKVVYMHSERFVQDMVKALQNNAIEEFKRYYRSVDALLIDDIQFFANKERSQEEFFHTFNALLEGNQQIILTSDRYPKEINGVEDRLKSRFGWGLTVAIEPPELETRVAILMKKADENDIRLPGEVAFFIAKRLRSNVRELEGALNRVIANANFTGRAITIDFVREALRDLLALQEKLVTIDNIQKTVAEYYKIKVADLLSKRRSRSVARPRQMAMALAKELTNHSLPEIGDAFGGRDHTTVLHACRKIEQLREESHDIKEDFSNLIRTLSS from the coding sequence GTGTCACTTTCGCTTTGGCAGCAGTGTCTTGCCCGATTGCAGGATGAGTTACCAGCCACAGAATTCAGTATGTGGATCCGCCCGTTGCAGGCGGAACTGAGCGATAACACGCTGGCTTTGTATGCGCCAAACCGTTTTGTGCTCGATTGGGTAAGGGACAAGTACCTTAATAACATCAATGGACTGCTGAACGATTTCTGCGGGTCAGATGCCCCACAGCTGCGCTTTGAAGTGGGCACAAAGCCGGTCACCCAAACCGTACGTGAAACCGTGAACGTCGCAGCGCCTGCTCAGGCCGCTCCTGCTCCGGCCCCTCGCGTCGCACCTGCTCGTCAGGGCTGGGATAACGTCCCTGCGCCCGCTGAGCCCACCTATCGCTCCAACGTTAACGTTAAGCACACCTTTGATAACTTCGTTGAAGGTAAGTCGAACCAGCTGGCGCGCGCGGCGGCCCGTCAGGTTGCTGATAACCCCGGTGGTGCCTATAACCCGCTGTTCCTTTATGGCGGCACGGGTTTGGGTAAAACGCACCTGCTGCATGCGGTGGGTAACGGCATTATGGCACGCAAGCCTAATGCGAAAGTAGTGTATATGCACTCCGAGCGCTTCGTTCAGGACATGGTAAAAGCCCTGCAAAACAATGCGATCGAAGAGTTTAAACGCTACTATCGTTCCGTTGACGCGCTGTTGATCGATGACATCCAGTTCTTTGCCAATAAAGAACGATCGCAGGAAGAGTTTTTCCATACCTTCAACGCCCTGCTGGAAGGCAATCAGCAGATCATTTTGACCTCGGATCGCTACCCAAAAGAGATCAACGGCGTTGAAGATCGTCTGAAATCCCGCTTCGGCTGGGGCCTGACCGTGGCGATCGAGCCACCGGAGCTGGAAACCCGCGTCGCGATCCTGATGAAGAAAGCCGATGAAAACGACATTCGCCTGCCGGGTGAAGTGGCGTTCTTTATTGCCAAGCGTCTGCGCTCCAACGTGCGTGAGCTGGAAGGGGCACTGAACCGTGTGATTGCCAACGCCAACTTCACCGGTCGTGCGATCACCATCGATTTTGTGCGTGAAGCGCTGCGCGATTTGCTGGCATTGCAGGAAAAACTGGTCACTATCGACAATATTCAAAAGACGGTGGCTGAGTACTACAAGATCAAAGTGGCAGATTTACTGTCTAAACGTCGTTCCCGCTCGGTGGCGCGTCCGCGTCAGATGGCGATGGCGCTGGCAAAGGAGTTAACCAACCACAGTCTGCCGGAAATCGGGGATGCGTTTGGTGGCCGTGACCATACGACCGTGCTGCACGCTTGTCGTAAGATTGAGCAGTTACGCGAAGAAAGCCACGACATAAAAGAAGATTTTTCCAATTTAATCAGAACATTATCATCGTGA